GCGGTGTCCTGGGCCTCGTCCAGCAGGATGTGATCGATGCCGCCGTCCAGCTTGTACAGCACCCAGGCCGCGTCGACCTTCTGGGTCAGCAGCACCTTGGTCTTGTCGATCAGGTCGGCGAAATCCAGCGCGCCCCGGGCGTCCTTCTCGATCTGGTGCGAGGTCACGTAGAGGGCGGCCAGCCGCAGGGCGTCGCTGCTGTCCTCGGCCACGCGGGCGGCGCGCAGCCATTCGCGGGCTTCCTCCAGCCGCTCCTGCTCGGCCAGCAGGCGGACGCGCAGATGCTCGTGGGCCTTCAGGCCCGAGGTCTTGGCCGGCCAGGTCGCGGGCGTGCCGGCGCCCTTCTCGGTGAACAGGGCGGCCAGGGCCTGGTCGAGATCGGCGTCGGGATCGACGGCCACGGCCCGCAGTTGCCCGGCGCACTTGATGTCGGTCTTGGTGCCGTTCAGCAGCACGTCGGCGACCGCGCGCCACAGGTCGCGGTCCAGTTCGGCCATGGCTTCGGCCATGACGTCCGCGACGCTGCTGGCCCCGTAGTGGAAGCCGCAGACCTTCCAGACGTCGTCGACCGCGCCCTGCAGGCCGCCGACCTTGTCCAGATACTCGCCGATCGCCCCGCGCTGGCTTTCGAAGGTGGCGAACATCGCCTCGAAGCTGGCGAAGTCCAGGGCCACCGAGAAGCGGGCATAGGCCTCCGCGAACGCATCGTCGTGATCGGTGACCCAGGTCGCCACCTGCCGCAGGGCGCCCTGGGCGATGGCGGCCGAGGCGCTGTCGTCCATCACCTGGAAGCCCGGCGAGACCCCGGCCTCCAGCGGAAAGCGCCGCAGAAGCTTTTCGCAGAAGGCGTGGATGGTCTGGATCTTCAGCCCGCCCGGCGTCTCCAGCGCCTTGGCGAACAGGCCCCGCGCTTCGGACAGCTGCTTGTGGCTGAAGTCGGCGGGGTCGCGGCCCTCCAGAGACCCCAACTGCTCGCGCAGCTTGACGTCGGGCGTGACGCACCATTCGCCCAGGCGTTCGAACAGGCGGCGCTGCATCTCGGCGGCGGCGGCCTTGGTGTAGGTCACGCACAGGATCGCCTCGGGCGACGAGCCGGCCAGCAGCAGGCGCGCGACCCGGTCGATCAGGGTCTTGGTCTTGCCCGAGCCGGCGTTGGCCGTAACGAAGGCCGAGATGGCCGGATCGGCGGCGATGCGCTGGGGGTCGATGGTGGTGGTCAGAGCGTCGGACATGTCTAGGTCCTCCCCCCATGGGGGAGGCGATCGCGAAGCGATCGGTGGGGGGATAGAGCGGCGACGGGGAAACATTCCCCCCTCCGTCGGCTCCGCCGACACCTCCCCCACAGGGGGAGGACCTTACTGGAGAGGGGGAGGCTCATTCGCCGCCCTCCCCGTCGTCACCGCTCGTCGACCACTCGAACACCCGCGCCAGGTGCCCATAATCCCCCGCATGGTCGTGCACGAACTGCGGCGCCACGCGCGACAGATACGGCTGTCTCGGATTGTCGTAGCGCTCGATCAGCGCCCGCAGGCCGTTCAGCGCCTTGATCGCCGCCTCCTGGGCGTCGACTCCGGCGGCGGCCCGCACCTCCTCGACGCCCGCCGGCTTGCGGCCGGTGACGCGCAGATAGGTCAGGTCGCCGGGCTCGCGCGGGCCGATGTCCTTGAAGCCGCCTTCGCGCAGGATGGCGGCGGTCAGGGTCAGCTGGGGCGAGAAGCCGGTCTCGACCTGCTTCTTCGATGGCGCGGCGCCGGTCTTGTAGTCGAGGATGTGGGCCATCCCGTCGGCGGTGGGCTCGATGCGGTCGGCCTTGGCGGTGACGGTGAAGGGCCGGCCGCCGATGTCGAAGGTCAGTTCGCCGGCGGCCTCCACGACGATCCGCTCGGCCCCGGCGCGGCGGCGGGTTTCCAGATCGGCGACCCACAGGGCGGCTTCGCGCGCCAGGGCGCGTTCACGGGCCAGCGCCGCGGCGGGCATGCCGGCCGCTTCCAGTTCGCCCAGATAGAGGCCGGCGAAGATCTCGGCGGCGTTCTCCGGCACGGGACCGGGATGCTCTTCGGCGAATTTCTCGAACGCCGCGTGGATCGCCGTGCCGCGCGCCCGCGCCTCGACCGGCTCGTCGGGACGGTCCAGCGGATAGAGCTTGAGGATGTCGCGGGCCCAGACGGCGTAGGGGTCGCGGGTCAGGGCCTCGACGCGGGTGACGGCCATCTTGCGCGGACGGTCGGCGACCGGCGGCGTCGGGGCCGGGCGGGCGATGGGCGCGTAGGGGCCGGGGGCGTCCAGGTCGCGGGCCCAGGCCAGGACATCAGGACGCTCGGTCAGGCGCAGGCCGGCGCCGCGCGCCAGGGTCTTCAACCGCCACAGCCAGCGGCTCTCCACCGCCGGCGCCCCGCCGCGTCGCTCGCTGTGGACCAGGATCACGTCGGGCGCGCAGGCGGCCTGGGCGAAGTCGTGGGCGGTCAGGCCGATGCGGCGCTCGGGCGGCGGCAGGTTCAGCTTGGCGCGCATGGGCCGCGACAGGAACGGGTCGATCGGCGCGCCGCGCGGCCAGATCCCCTCCTCCAGCCCGGCCAGGATCAGCCGGTCGGCCCGCACCATCCGCGCCTCGATGGCCCCGAAGATCCGCAGGCGCGGGTGGGTGGCCCCGCCGGTGCGCAGGGTCTCCTCGTTGACCATGCGGTCGAACAGGTCGGCGAAGCCGATGGCCGAGGCCGGCGGCAGGACGACACCGTCGGTGATCAGCGACGACAGCAGGCTGGCCAGGCTCTCGCCCGCCGACCCGGCCCACAGGTCGGCGGGATTGGCCAGGGCTTCCAGCGCCTCGACCAGGGCCCGCGCGGCGGCGGCCGGCTGGCCAGCCTTGGGGTCGGCGACATAGGGCAGGGCGACCCGGTGGGCGGCGGCCAGGACGCGCTCGATCAGGGTCTTGGCGTCGGGATATTTCTCCAGCCGCTCCAGCAATTGCGCCGCGTCGCGTGGGGCGGGGCCGCGCAGGCCGTAGCGCTCCAGGTCGCGAGCGACATCCAGATCGCCGCGCAGCAGCGGGTGCTTGGCGACGGCCAGCAGGCGCACGGGATCCAGCGGATCCACCGCCAGGCCGGCCACATGCTGGGCCAGGATGGCGGCGGCGCTGGCGGCCAGGGGCGCGCCGGCCGAGCTGTCGGGGATCACGCCCCAGCGCACCAGCCGGGCGTTGACCCGCCGGGCCAGCTCCTGGTCGGGCGTGACCATGGCGGCGGTCAGGCCAGGGGTCTCCAGGGCCTCGCGCAGCAGCAGGGCGCAGGCGACGGCCGCCTCCTCCTCGGTGCGGGCATTGACCAGGGACAGGCCCTTCAGCCCCTCCTCGATCGGATCCAGGCCTGGGGCTTCCGCGCGAAGCCGGTCGATCTGGGCCAGCCAGTCGGCGGTGGCCTGGGCCGGACGCAGGGCCTCGTTGATCAGGCGGCGACGCCAGCGGCCCCGGCTGTCGGCCTCGGGCCACCAGGGGCGGACGTCGGCGCGGGTCGCCCCGGCCCCGTCCAGCAGGCGCTTCATCGCCCCCTGCGGATGCTGCTCGCCCTGCACGCCCTCGATCTGGTCCCAGGCGTCGTCGGCCAGGCCGTCGTCGAGGCCCGGCAGCACGACCGCGCCCTGGGGCAGGTTGGCGATCACCCGCAGTAGGCGGGCCGTGGCCGGGGCCGTGCCGGTCGAGCCGGCGGCGACCAGCACGCCCTGCGGCGGGTTGGCTTCCCACTGGTCCGAGAGCGCGTTGAGCAGCCGCACGCGCCGGTCGCTGACGTCGATCAGCCCCATCTCGTCCAGCCGCTTGGGCCAGGCGGTCAGCACGGCCTTCAGGAACCGGGCCGAGACCTGCCAGTGCTGGGCGAGATCCCCTTCGGCCAGGCCGTCCAGGCGGCCGTCGTCGGTGATCACTTCCTCGATCTGGCAGCTGTCGAGGAACTCGGCCAGGGCCTTGGCCATCTCCAGCGCCTGGCCGGCCTGGGGCTGGAACGACAGCAGGTGGCTGTTGTCGGCGACCAGCCGCGCCAGCTCGAACCGGCGGCGGCGCGAGGAGACGGCGGGCGGCAGGTCCAGGCTCAGTTCGCCCGGCTCGAATGGCGGCTCGCCCTCGTCCAGGTCGCCCAGCGGCCGGATCTGCGGCAGCAGCAGGGCCTTGCCGCCCCTTCCCAAGCTTTCAGAGGCCGCGACAAAGGCGTCTGCCAGGGCGCGGGCGCCGCGCCTCGTGGGAGTCAGGACGGTGGCGGCGGGCAGGGCCTCGGGCCCCAGCGGCGCCAGGGCGTCCAGCAGCCCGCGCGCCAGGTCCTCGACGAAGGGCCGGTGGGCGGGGATCGAGAACCATCTTGGCCCCGGGCGGTCGAAGGGGCCGACCATGGTCAGGTCGCCGTTCCGGCCAGCCGGGCCTCGGCGATGTCCCGGGCGCCGGGATCGCCGACGTGCATCCACACCCCAGCCGGGGCGACGCCGTGTACCCGACCCTTGGCGGCCAGGGCTTTCCAGATCGGGGTCAGCGAGAACGGGCCTTCGGGGCCCTCGGCCACGACCTGGGGCTTGGTGATGTGGACGCCCACATAGACCAGCGGCGCGGTCTCGCCGGACGCTTTGAAGCGCACGACCCCATCGTCGAGGAACACGTCGCCGGTGTCGTGGAAGCCCAGGGACTCGGTGGTCGAGGCCAGCATCAGGCAGACGTCCATCTTGTCCGGGTCCCAGGCGCGGGCGACGGCCTCGATGGCCGGGGCGTCCTCGATCCAGATCGAGTCGATATTGGCCACCCAGATCGGATCCTCGCCCAGCAGCGGCAGGGCGTGCTTGACGCCGCCGCCGGTCTCCAGGGCCTGGGGCCGCTCGTCGGAGATGACGATGTGGGGCAGGGGATGGACGGCGACGCGGGCGGCGAGGTGCGCCTCCAGCACGTCGGCGAAATAGTGGACATTGACCACGGCGGTCTCGACCCCAGCGGCGGCCAGACGGTCCAGCATGTGGTCGATCAGCGCCTTGCCGCCGACCTCGACCAGGGCCTTGGGCCGGTCGTCGGTCAGGGGGCGCATGCGGGTGCCCAGGCCCGCGGCCAGGACCATGGCGATCTTGGGAGCTGTGGTCATCGGCGGAACTCCGAGGGCACGTGGGCGTCGAACCAGGCTTTCAGACCGGCCATGGCCGGGTCTTGCAGGTTGCGCTCCAGATAGCGCCAGGTGCGCGGCATGTAGGCCTCGTACTGCGGCCGGCCCGCCAACGCCTGGCGGGCGAACACCCGGCCCAGGATGCGCGCGGCGTTCGAAGCGGCCAGGGCGCGGTAGTCGGCGATGAAGGCGTCGCGGTCGACCGACGGCCGGGCGGCCAGGTAGCGGTCCAGCATGGCCTGCTCCAGCGCGGGCGAGACGTCGCGGCGGGCGTCCTGCAGCAGGTGGGTCAGGTCCCAGGCCGGATGGGCGCGCAGGGCGTCCTGGAAGTCCAGCAGGCCGACGCGGGCCACGCCGTCGCGGTCGGGCAGCCACAGCAGGTTCTGGGCGTGATAGTCGCGGTGGGTGAAGACGCTGGCGCCGGCCTCGCCGCGCACCCAGACCGGAGCCCACAGGGCGTCCCACTCGGCCACGGCCGCGTCGCTGAACGGCGCCAGCCCCGAGAACTTCGGCCAGAACTCCAGGAAGGTGTCGGTGGCGATCTTCAGGGCCAGGGTGTCGTAGGTCAGCAGGGGCCAGCTGACCCCACCTTCCGCCGTCAGCACGTCGGGCGGGATCTCGCCGTGCAGGGCGACCTGGACATCGACGGCGGCTTCGTAGAGCGGCGCCTCGTCCTGGCCGTCGGCGATCAGGGTGGCGTAGAGGCCGTCGCCCAGGTCCTCCAGCACGGCCAGGCCGGCCTCGACGTCGTGAGCCAGGATGACCGGGGCCGACAGGCCGCGTTCGCGCAGGTAGGCGGCGGTGGCGACGAAGGCGGCGACCGAGCCGGCGGCCAGGCGCGCGGCGGCGTTGTAGCCCAGGGCCACGCGCTCGGCGTCGCTGGCGCCCGGCGGGCAGACCACGCTCTCCAGGGCCGGCGGCTGGTCCATGAAGATGAAGCTCTGACCGTCCTCGTGCAGACGCTCGTAGGCGCGGGTCGAGGCGTCGCCGCTGAGCAGCTCGCGGCGCGCGCCGCCGAAGCCATGGGCCGACAGGAAGGCCGCCTTGAGGGTTTCGCGATCAGAGCTCAAGGTTACGTCCTTCGAAGGTTCCGTGCGGCGTCAGGACGGCGCGGCGCGCCGATCCGTCTTCGCCCATGGGCGTGATGTCTATAGCGAGTCGGTCGACCGGCAGGCGGCCTTGCAAGCGTTGGGGCCATTCGATCAGGGCCGCGCCGTCCTCCAGCGCTTCATCGAGTCCGATCTCGTAGGCCTCGTCCGGGTCGGTCAGGCGATAGAGGTCGAAATGCGCGACCGGAAAGTCGGGGCCGTCATAGAACTGCACCAGGGTGAAGGTCGGGCTGGGCACCTCCTCGTCGGGCGAGGTCAGGGCGCGGACCAGGGCGCGGGCCAGGGTCGACTTGCCCGCGCCCAGGGGCCCGGTCAGGCAGACGGCGTCGCCGGGCCGCAGAGTCGCGGCCAGCTTTTCGCCCAGGGCTTGGGTGGCCGCTTCATTGGGCAGGGAAATCTCGATCACGGTCGCGGCCGTCCTTGAAAAGCGGGCGTTCGACCCGGTGGCGAGTCTAGACAAGCGGCCGCGTCGTTCCAAGGCGAGGACCGGCGAATTTGACGGACCGGTCGCGACGTCGGACGGTAGGGCCAAGCTCGAGGACTCGGGGAAGAAGGAATTCTCGCATGAAGCGTTTTGGCCGTTGGCTCGTCGCCATCGTCGTGGTCGCCGCCGTCGGGGCGGGGGCCTGGGCCTACTGGAACCTCGAGCTGCGCTGGCGGCCCAAGACGATCACCAAGAACCAGGCGCAGATCGCCAAGATCCTGGAGACCGCCGGCTGGGTGTCGCCGGGGCTGAAGGGTGGGAAGCTCTACATGGTCAGTTTCCGCACCTGCCCCGACTGCGTGCGTTTCAAGCACGAGGAGTATCCGGGCCTGCACAAGGCTGGGATCGACACCCGGCTGATCGAGATCGCCCGGGCCGACCGCAACGGCGTGCCCAAGTCGACGCCGGCCGAGCGGGCGACCGTGGCCGAGATGTGGGTCAACCGCAGCTGGGCGCTGTCGGAGACGTGGGACGCCACCCCCGTGGAGGCCTGGACGGCCGCCGGCATCGCCCCGGCCGACGGCGACGTCGCGCGCACCGCCGTGATCGAGGCCGGTCGCAAGACCGTCGAGGACCTGCGGCCGCTGCTCAAGGAAAACGGCGTGAACTTCGCCTATCCGCTGCTGGTCTGGTGGACCAAGGACGGGACGATGAAGGCCTGCGCCTGTGAACGGCGCGAGACGTACCGGTTCGTGCGGAAGGATCTGGGGGTCTAGCATGGCGCCCTTCCCTCCCCCTTGTGGGGAGGGTGGCCCCGAAGGGGTCGGGTGGGGTTTGATGAGCTAGTTCTTTTGGCGCCGAGGACCCCACCCACCAGCTTCGCTGGTCCCCCCTCCCCATAAAGGGGAGGGAAGAAGAGCCTTCACACCGGCCGGTTGCTGATCTCGTTCTTGCGGGCGTGGCGAGTCTTGGTTCCGGGGCGGTGGTCGAGATCGCCGTCGTGCGGCGCGGCGCCCGCGTCGAGGTCCAGGTTGTCGTCGGCGTCGTAGAGCGCCTCGGTCGCGCCTTCGGGGGCGAGGTCGGCGGGAATCGCGCGGTCTTCGGGGCG
The window above is part of the Caulobacter soli genome. Proteins encoded here:
- the amgK gene encoding N-acetylmuramate/N-acetylglucosamine kinase AmgK, producing the protein MSSDRETLKAAFLSAHGFGGARRELLSGDASTRAYERLHEDGQSFIFMDQPPALESVVCPPGASDAERVALGYNAAARLAAGSVAAFVATAAYLRERGLSAPVILAHDVEAGLAVLEDLGDGLYATLIADGQDEAPLYEAAVDVQVALHGEIPPDVLTAEGGVSWPLLTYDTLALKIATDTFLEFWPKFSGLAPFSDAAVAEWDALWAPVWVRGEAGASVFTHRDYHAQNLLWLPDRDGVARVGLLDFQDALRAHPAWDLTHLLQDARRDVSPALEQAMLDRYLAARPSVDRDAFIADYRALAASNAARILGRVFARQALAGRPQYEAYMPRTWRYLERNLQDPAMAGLKAWFDAHVPSEFRR
- the addB gene encoding double-strand break repair protein AddB, which produces MVGPFDRPGPRWFSIPAHRPFVEDLARGLLDALAPLGPEALPAATVLTPTRRGARALADAFVAASESLGRGGKALLLPQIRPLGDLDEGEPPFEPGELSLDLPPAVSSRRRRFELARLVADNSHLLSFQPQAGQALEMAKALAEFLDSCQIEEVITDDGRLDGLAEGDLAQHWQVSARFLKAVLTAWPKRLDEMGLIDVSDRRVRLLNALSDQWEANPPQGVLVAAGSTGTAPATARLLRVIANLPQGAVVLPGLDDGLADDAWDQIEGVQGEQHPQGAMKRLLDGAGATRADVRPWWPEADSRGRWRRRLINEALRPAQATADWLAQIDRLRAEAPGLDPIEEGLKGLSLVNARTEEEAAVACALLLREALETPGLTAAMVTPDQELARRVNARLVRWGVIPDSSAGAPLAASAAAILAQHVAGLAVDPLDPVRLLAVAKHPLLRGDLDVARDLERYGLRGPAPRDAAQLLERLEKYPDAKTLIERVLAAAHRVALPYVADPKAGQPAAAARALVEALEALANPADLWAGSAGESLASLLSSLITDGVVLPPASAIGFADLFDRMVNEETLRTGGATHPRLRIFGAIEARMVRADRLILAGLEEGIWPRGAPIDPFLSRPMRAKLNLPPPERRIGLTAHDFAQAACAPDVILVHSERRGGAPAVESRWLWRLKTLARGAGLRLTERPDVLAWARDLDAPGPYAPIARPAPTPPVADRPRKMAVTRVEALTRDPYAVWARDILKLYPLDRPDEPVEARARGTAIHAAFEKFAEEHPGPVPENAAEIFAGLYLGELEAAGMPAAALARERALAREAALWVADLETRRRAGAERIVVEAAGELTFDIGGRPFTVTAKADRIEPTADGMAHILDYKTGAAPSKKQVETGFSPQLTLTAAILREGGFKDIGPREPGDLTYLRVTGRKPAGVEEVRAAAGVDAQEAAIKALNGLRALIERYDNPRQPYLSRVAPQFVHDHAGDYGHLARVFEWSTSGDDGEGGE
- the tsaE gene encoding tRNA (adenosine(37)-N6)-threonylcarbamoyltransferase complex ATPase subunit type 1 TsaE; translation: MIEISLPNEAATQALGEKLAATLRPGDAVCLTGPLGAGKSTLARALVRALTSPDEEVPSPTFTLVQFYDGPDFPVAHFDLYRLTDPDEAYEIGLDEALEDGAALIEWPQRLQGRLPVDRLAIDITPMGEDGSARRAVLTPHGTFEGRNLEL
- the murU gene encoding N-acetylmuramate alpha-1-phosphate uridylyltransferase MurU, with protein sequence MTTAPKIAMVLAAGLGTRMRPLTDDRPKALVEVGGKALIDHMLDRLAAAGVETAVVNVHYFADVLEAHLAARVAVHPLPHIVISDERPQALETGGGVKHALPLLGEDPIWVANIDSIWIEDAPAIEAVARAWDPDKMDVCLMLASTTESLGFHDTGDVFLDDGVVRFKASGETAPLVYVGVHITKPQVVAEGPEGPFSLTPIWKALAAKGRVHGVAPAGVWMHVGDPGARDIAEARLAGTAT